ATTATAGGCTTCCTGAAGTTCCGTAGGCCAATAGGCTTCAATTGGGTAAGTTAAGTTAACACCGCTCTTAACGTAACTCCTCAGGTTATCCAGCTCACTGCCTGTTATTAGAAATGGTGGATGCTCAAGCAGGAGCATCGTTACATTTGATGAATAAATGATTACATTACTCAACTTAGGTTCCCCATAGGATTCATAGAAGCTTACTGAACCATTACTGTAGACGGCATACCTTAATCCTAAATACCTCTCAACGGAGCTAACGTTACCCTCAGCAACAATTATGGAGTCTGCTGCAGTAAATATGATTCTGAAACCATGCTTCTTAAGAAAATCCACAACGTTATTATACTCTCCAGTTGGATAGAAGAGTGAGGCTACTTGAGATTTACTTAGGAAGTGATGGTACATTGGTGAACCTGGGCTTGATATTAATTGAACATAATGGTAAAGCAGGTTCAAGTTCCTAAGCGGAACATATATTGTCACTATTACGTTAGTATCATTACTGAGTGAACCAGTGTAGGAGTAGCCGCTTAATGATGATGGATTATTTAACTGTAGATTAATGGATGAACCATGGGCAATTAAAGAAGCACCAACGTAAGCTAGGATAAAAGCAAGGATTAAGTAGGCTACGGTAACCCCATTCACACTAACCATAGGTGTAGTGCGCATCTAGGTGCTTAATAAACGTGACTTCCCAGCATGTTGAGGTAAGGTACTTAATTTGCGAGTACCCATGGTTCATTAATGTTAAGTCGAATTCCCCTATAACACTCCAGCTCAAGAAATCCCCTAATCATGGACAATGAGTAGGAAGTTTAATAAATTCCCTATCCTAAATCTCGTTTGTGTTTAATATTAAACAAATAAAGCTTGGTCTAGAGGAGTGGAAAAAGCTTGAGAATGAACTTAGGAGAATTGGGGATTCTGAGAAGCTTGAGCTAGTGTTAAACATGGTTATGGTGCCGGTCACTGAGGAGAACAATGAGAATGAGGAAGAAGAGGGTGAGGAGCATCACCACATGGCTCCACCTGAATTCACTGATGATTTAAGTAAGCTTGTTGATTCAATAAAGAGTGAGTATAACGCTAACGCTGACTACCATTCTCACGGTGATCATGGAGAACTTATGGTTGCATTAATTACGGAAGGCGGTAGTATTCCTGGTGTCGTAAGGGGTATAATTGAGGAAGCTAGGAACTGTGAATCATGCATGATTCACAGTATTGATGGGGAAGTTCACCTAGGTGATGATGTATCAGTCATTATGTTCGGTGACTCCTATAAGCTAACAGTAATATTGCCCGGCCAAGATGGAAGAAGACTAGTTATAATGGAGTTAAACGTTTAATTGCCTTGATCCCCTATACTGAATTAATGCGATAATGTATAGTGCAGCCATTATTATGAATACTGCAACCATTATCCACGATAATGTGGTTATAATTGAAGGCTTATTACCAACTACAATGGCTACCGGTATTGGGAAAACCAGCACTGCTCCACCCCACGTTACTCCAGTCGTTTGAGTGGATAGGGCTAATAGAATTATTGCAGCTAACGGTATTAATGCCGCAATGATTATTAACAATAATCCAACCTGGTATAGTCTCATGTTAAACACCCATGAGTGGTATTATTACCAGTAGAATGAATATTACTACGACCACTATTGTTAATGCAATAGCCCACTTAATAATTGATGAATCATTACCGAAGATTATGGGTACTGGCCCTATAATAACAACACCCCCATACTTCTTCTCCCCCTCACTATCATCGTTTTCCCTCTTCCCATCGCCGTGCCTTGCAGAATCCAGTATCATAAGTATTATGCCTACTACTGCAAGTATAAATGCAGCTAGGATGCTCATGGTTAATACATCAATAGTGTTAATGATCATACAACCCTAAGTATTATTAACCCCTATATAAAGTTTTCCAAGACAATGCAGTGAAAACATTAATTAACCCAACTGAAGTACAGTCACTATGTCATCGGAATACACGGTTGTTTACGAAACTGAGATCGAGGTACCTGTAAGGTTCAGTAAAGACACCCCGGAGGAGGCTAGGTTGAGGAGACTGGAGAGGTGGCCTAGGGAGGCTGGTTTAACTCAACCACTTGGTGAAGGTGGCTCATTCACTAACATGGTTAAGGAGTATTCAAGCACCTACGATTTACAGCCTGGTGAGAGGAAGTGGAGTATTGAGAGGAGTGGCGACAAGTTGGTTGTATCAATGAAGTGGAGTCTACTTAAGAATGGGGTTGAGAAGGGTCATGCAGACATTAATGGGGAAATACCCTTAACACCCACTGAGGAGGCAGGGGCATTAGTTTACACTGCTAAGTTGAAGTACAGTATATCTGTTAGTAATGATGTTTTATCAGAGAAGGCTACCAGCGACTTGAGTGGTCTTGGAGAAATCAACCTCTAGCCTATAATATTCCTATGTAGTTACTTGTTATTTTTAATAGCATCTAATCCTTCCCCATGGTTGAGTGAGTTTAAGGGTTTATGGATTATGAAGTTAAATTCCGTTTACAACTAACTCCCCATAGGTAAAGGTTCATTAAGTCAACTATGAGCTTAGCAACAAGTGAGGCGGTTATATTGCTAATATCATTGGGTGGTGAATATTCAACAATATCAATGGCTACTAGTCTTCCAGCAATTAGAGGCATCATAACTTCAAGAGCCTTATAAATAGCCATATAGCCTACTCCCCCTGTTTCCGGATTACCCACCCCTGGGGCTATTGATGGGTCGAACACATCAATGTCTATTGATAGGTGAACTGGACCATGAGTATCATTAATAACTCTGAGTAGATCGTATAATTGAACATAGCCTATTGCTGATAACTCTACAGAGTCAAGAAGCACACTACTTAGCCCCCTCGCGTAAGTTAACTCTTCATCATCGAATCCCCTAAAGCCTAGGTTAACGTAAAGACTTGGCTTAACTTCAGTATTCAGTATTCTAGCAAAGGTTGCATGGCTTAATCTCTGGCCCATCGGCCACTCGCTTCTGAGGTCTAGGTGTGCATCAAGCTGAATGAAGGCGCCTAATTCACCGAATTTATCCCTTATGGCCCTAGCCACAGCTAGTGATATAGTGTGCTCCCCACCCACGTTAATTAAAAGCCCCTTACCCAGTATTTCACTGACAATACTCCTTATCCTACTTAGGTTAAATTCAACATCACCCTGGTGAAGATTAACATCACCTAAATCGTTTAATTCACCCAATGGTGTATGTCCAAGCCATTCCGTTGGCGTTGCTTCAAAGTAAGGCGTCACCTGCCTTAACACCATGGGTGCGAACCTGGTCCCAGGCTTGAAGCTTAACGTATCTTCCATGGGTACACCAAGTATCATTACTCTACCATTACCCTTACTAACGCCGAACATTGGGTTAACTGGTTCATGAATATGCAGCATTATTTTAAGGCCAGCATTCAGGGTTTATGTAGTTACCGCAGTTTTTACCCTTAAGTCTTAACTAAGTACCGACTAATAATGCTCATGGTGTTTAAGTAACTAACCAGCGTGGGTGAGTGTATTAAAAGGGTTCTTACGCATTACTACTGTGAGGAATTACAGGAGTTTAGCTGTGATTGAGCCAATCATTAGGATGGATAAGCCACTGCTTATTGTAACTTTCCCATCAACCTACAATGTTATACTAGCCTTGGTAATGCTCCTAATCAGGTACAATCTTGGCTTAGAAACCCACTTAACCTTCGCAGGTTCAATTAATGAAGATAGGGTCATTAAACTAACGCAGAATTATGAATCAACAGTATTAGTAGGTCTTGAGAACAATATTCAACAAGCACCTCAGGGTAATGTAATAAACATGAATCATGTTGCAGGGTCACAGTTAATTCATTTAATTGACCCAACCTTAATAGGACCATTAAGTAATTGGCCTCGGGCATCAAGGATACTGTACTTACTTTATATGGTTGGCTTAGCCATTGATGAATACGGTCCAAACGCCATGGATATATTAGGCACCATGGTTAGTGATGGTTTAATTAAGATGAAGAACTCACCATTACCACTTAACCTAAGTAATGACCCTACCAGTTCCCTTTCACTAAGCCTATGGCCAATAATACTTGATGATAAGGGCCTCAACTTAAATAGCCCTGAGGACTTAGTGGAATCCTTGGTAAGCGTTAGCCTAAGGAGGGGGTTCATGGGTTCATACATTGATTACCTACTCATAAATACACCATATGTCATGGATTTAAATGCTGCATTAGCTTACTTAACAATTGAGTCCCTCCTATGGAGTACGGTAGCAAGGGATGATGGGTTTCAAGTACCCTTAATAGACTTGAAGTTACTTAACAATATTATACTGAGTAGGTTTAGTGAAACTGCAGATAGGGTTAAGGCTTATGTTAATGAGGTTAAGGCTAGGTTAATTACCATACTTGAGGGTTTAGGTAGGGAGAAGCTAACCACTTATGAGGTTAAGCCAAGTAATGCGACTTTAATGATTAGGTTATGTCAAATACTGAGCTTCCATAGGTTTAGGAATTCGATTAGATTAACATTAACTTACGATTCATTAACCTTAGTGTGTGTACCTAATCCTAACGTTGAGGTAACAATGAGTAATGCAATATCATTTAATAAAACACATAGGTTTGTGCTAATAACAACTAAGGACTAACTTATTAATTTATATTAATAATATTGACTACTATGGAAATACTTATAAATCCATGTACTGGTAGTTAAGTGATGATTGGGATTTCACTACTTAATGCCGCAGCATCAACATTGATAGTGTTCATAATAGGTCTCGTAGTTGGATTCCTAGTGAGAAAACTGATAGTGGCTGCAATAGTTATAGCCGCAATAGTGCTATTCATCATATTATTGGGCATAGCATCACCAAGCGGAGTATCATCACTGGTTAAGGTAATAGGATTCTCAATAGGGGCGGCAACCTTCCTCTCAGCATTACTGTTTAGCCTAGGACCCATAATGATAATCATATTCCTAGTAGGCTTCATAATTGGTTTCCTAGCATCCAGGTGACTAAGGTCAATGTATATTCATCAGGATTGGAGTTACTCATCATAGCTTCACGTGGGGTGAAGTCTCATCACCAGTATAATTATGTGAGGGGCTTTTAAAACGTTAATTTCAGTAATTATTCACTTAACCGAATGTTATTTAAATACCCCAAAATCAAGGAGCTAACTATGGTTAAGGTCCTATTCCTAATAATGAGTGGGGATCAGAAGATGGACTTAGCCTTAAGGATGGCTGCCGCATCAGTAGCTAATAAGAGGTTTGATGACTTAAAGGTCATATTCTTTGGTCCAAGCCAGGAAAGGTTACTTAATCTTGAGGGGCAGGCTAAGGAGGACTTCGATACCTTACTTAAAAACGGTAGTGTGGACTCAGCCTGCATAAATTACGCTAGGGGTAAAGGCATTGACTCAACCCTACTGAAGCTTAGGCTAGACTTAAAGCCTGCGGGGGAAAGGTTAGCCTACTACGTTAATAATGGGTACCAGGTCTTAACCTTCTAGAGTGTTGGATTAAACTATATTAAGCTCACCTTAACTGGATGCTTAATGAAGAGTCCTATGTTTGAGTATGGTGACCATACGGCGGATATACTGGTCATAGCCTATGGTCAATCATTACCTGAAGCCTTTAAGAACGCTGCATTAGGTGTCTTAAACATAATGTACGACACATCAAGGGTTAACTCAGTTGATAAAGTTAACGTAGAGGTTTATGGAGATGACTTGGAGCAGTTGCTCTTTAACTGGATAGATGAGGTCATTTACTGGTTTGATGGTAGGAAGATGGCCATTGGTGATATAATCATTAATGAATTTGATGAGGATAA
This genomic interval from Caldivirga sp. contains the following:
- a CDS encoding DUF131 domain-containing protein gives rise to the protein MIINTIDVLTMSILAAFILAVVGIILMILDSARHGDGKRENDDSEGEKKYGGVVIIGPVPIIFGNDSSIIKWAIALTIVVVVIFILLVIIPLMGV
- a CDS encoding agmatinase family protein is translated as MLHIHEPVNPMFGVSKGNGRVMILGVPMEDTLSFKPGTRFAPMVLRQVTPYFEATPTEWLGHTPLGELNDLGDVNLHQGDVEFNLSRIRSIVSEILGKGLLINVGGEHTISLAVARAIRDKFGELGAFIQLDAHLDLRSEWPMGQRLSHATFARILNTEVKPSLYVNLGFRGFDDEELTYARGLSSVLLDSVELSAIGYVQLYDLLRVINDTHGPVHLSIDIDVFDPSIAPGVGNPETGGVGYMAIYKALEVMMPLIAGRLVAIDIVEYSPPNDISNITASLVAKLIVDLMNLYLWGVSCKRNLTS
- a CDS encoding archease, whose product is MKSPMFEYGDHTADILVIAYGQSLPEAFKNAALGVLNIMYDTSRVNSVDKVNVEVYGDDLEQLLFNWIDEVIYWFDGRKMAIGDIIINEFDEDKPRIKATLQGEHYSVERHGFRGTIVKAMTYNMMSIERVNNGFKVQFVVDI